A single window of Onychomys torridus chromosome 8, mOncTor1.1, whole genome shotgun sequence DNA harbors:
- the LOC118589468 gene encoding olfactory receptor 1468-like isoform X1, with protein MSGHNQTVISQFLLLGLPIPPEHQHLFYALFLAMYLTTVLGNLIIIILILLDSHLHTPMYLFLSNLSFSDLCFSSVTMPKLLQNMQIQDPSITYAGCLAQLYFLMVFGDMESFLLVVMAYDRYVAICFPLHYTTIMSPKLCVCLMVLFWVLTTLYSMLHTLLLARLSFCEDNVIPQFFCDISALLKLACSDIYINELMIFIMGGLVSVIPFLLIIVSYVRIVCSILKVSSARVIHKVFSTCGSQLTVVSLFYGTILGLYIFPSANNSTVKETVMAMMCTVVTPMLNPFIYSLRNRDMKGALIRVLCKKKICL; from the coding sequence CAACCAAACTGtcatctcccagttcctcctgctGGGCCTGCCCATCCCCCCAGAGCACCAGCACCTGTTCTACGCCCTGTTCCTGGCCATGTACCTCACCACTGTCCTGGGgaacctcatcatcatcatcctcattctACTGGACTCCCATCtccacactcccatgtacttGTTCCTCAGTAActtgtccttttctgacctctgcttctcctctgtCACAATGCCCAAATTGCTGCAGAACATGCAGATCCAGGACCCATCCATCACTTATGCAGGCTGCCTGGCACAACTGTACTTTTTAATGGTTTTTGGAGACATGGAGAGCTTCCTCCTTGTAGTCATGGCCTATGACCGGTATGTGGCCATCTGCTTCCCCCTCCATTACACCACCATCATGAGCCccaaactctgtgtgtgtctgatggTGCTGTTCTGGGTACTTACCACTCTGTATTCCATGCTGCACACCCTACTCTTAGCTAGATTGTCATTCTGTGAGGACAATGTGATCCCCCAGTTTTTCTGTGACATATCAGCCCTGCTCAAGTTGGCCTGCTCTGACATTTATATTAATGAATTAATGATATTTATCATGGGAGGGCTTGTTAGTGTTATCCCATTCTTACTCATCATTGTGTCCTATGTACGAATTGTCTGCTCCATCCTCAAAGTTTCTTCTGCTCGGGTTATCCACAAGGTCTTCTCCACTTGTGGCTCTCAACTAACTGTGGTCTCATTGTTCTATGGGACAATTCTTGGTCTCTACATATTTCCATCAGCTAATAACTCTACTGTGAAGGAAACTGTCATGGCCATGATGTGCACTGTGGTGACTCCCATGCTGAACCCCttcatctacagcctgaggaacagaGACATGAAAGGGGCCCTGATAAGAGTCCTTTGCAAGAAGAAAATTTGCTTATAA
- the LOC118589468 gene encoding olfactory receptor 1468-like isoform X2 — translation MSNQTVISQFLLLGLPIPPEHQHLFYALFLAMYLTTVLGNLIIIILILLDSHLHTPMYLFLSNLSFSDLCFSSVTMPKLLQNMQIQDPSITYAGCLAQLYFLMVFGDMESFLLVVMAYDRYVAICFPLHYTTIMSPKLCVCLMVLFWVLTTLYSMLHTLLLARLSFCEDNVIPQFFCDISALLKLACSDIYINELMIFIMGGLVSVIPFLLIIVSYVRIVCSILKVSSARVIHKVFSTCGSQLTVVSLFYGTILGLYIFPSANNSTVKETVMAMMCTVVTPMLNPFIYSLRNRDMKGALIRVLCKKKICL, via the coding sequence ATGAGCAACCAAACTGtcatctcccagttcctcctgctGGGCCTGCCCATCCCCCCAGAGCACCAGCACCTGTTCTACGCCCTGTTCCTGGCCATGTACCTCACCACTGTCCTGGGgaacctcatcatcatcatcctcattctACTGGACTCCCATCtccacactcccatgtacttGTTCCTCAGTAActtgtccttttctgacctctgcttctcctctgtCACAATGCCCAAATTGCTGCAGAACATGCAGATCCAGGACCCATCCATCACTTATGCAGGCTGCCTGGCACAACTGTACTTTTTAATGGTTTTTGGAGACATGGAGAGCTTCCTCCTTGTAGTCATGGCCTATGACCGGTATGTGGCCATCTGCTTCCCCCTCCATTACACCACCATCATGAGCCccaaactctgtgtgtgtctgatggTGCTGTTCTGGGTACTTACCACTCTGTATTCCATGCTGCACACCCTACTCTTAGCTAGATTGTCATTCTGTGAGGACAATGTGATCCCCCAGTTTTTCTGTGACATATCAGCCCTGCTCAAGTTGGCCTGCTCTGACATTTATATTAATGAATTAATGATATTTATCATGGGAGGGCTTGTTAGTGTTATCCCATTCTTACTCATCATTGTGTCCTATGTACGAATTGTCTGCTCCATCCTCAAAGTTTCTTCTGCTCGGGTTATCCACAAGGTCTTCTCCACTTGTGGCTCTCAACTAACTGTGGTCTCATTGTTCTATGGGACAATTCTTGGTCTCTACATATTTCCATCAGCTAATAACTCTACTGTGAAGGAAACTGTCATGGCCATGATGTGCACTGTGGTGACTCCCATGCTGAACCCCttcatctacagcctgaggaacagaGACATGAAAGGGGCCCTGATAAGAGTCCTTTGCAAGAAGAAAATTTGCTTATAA